In Malus sylvestris chromosome 15, drMalSylv7.2, whole genome shotgun sequence, a single genomic region encodes these proteins:
- the LOC126601461 gene encoding UBP1-associated protein 2A-like — protein sequence MAKKRKLSSTEPSEPSKKQQQVVEEPKPQIEPAQEVVEEEEEEVEEEEVEEEEPEEEKEDEGADEEEEEEEEDEEEPGAEYKETYNVTTTSISAASDQAGAGNDEDEPIQNLLEPFTKEQLMALLREAADNHGDVADRIRKVADEDPIHRKIFVHGLGWDTNAETLTGVFREYGEIEDCKAVCDKVSGKSKGYGFILFKTRSGARKALQQPQKRIGNRMTACQLAAIGPGPAPNAAAGPVVAQAVQSQPMSEYTQRKIYVSNVGADLDIQKLLMFFSRFGEVEDGPLGLDKLTGRPKGFCLFVYKSAESAKRALEEPHKNFEGHILHCQKAIDGPKPGKSQHQHQNQHHHKSHNSKFQRNENPGYAGGAASGMGHLMAPASGGIGFNQGAPAAQAFNPAIGQALTALLATQGAGLGLTNLLGTFGSAPNVNPGVPGAGHVIQGGYGNQASISPGMMGSYGNQGAMQGGYPNPQLGQGGSGRGQHGVGQSGGAPYMGH from the coding sequence ATGGCGAAAAAGAGAAAGCTCAGCTCCACCGAGCCCTCCGAACCCTCCAAGAAGCAACAACAGGTCGTTGAGGAACCCAAACCCCAAATTGAACCAGCACAGGAAGTAgtcgaagaggaagaagaagaagtcgaagaagaggaggtggaggaggaaGAGCCGGAAGAAGAGAAGGAAGATGAAGGAGCCgatgaagaggaagaggaagaagaggaggacgAAGAGGAGCCGGGCGCTGAGTATAAGGAAACCTATAACGTAACCACGACCTCCATCTCAGCGGCTTCGGATCAGGCCGGTGCCGGTAACGACGAGGACGAGCCGATCCAGAATCTTCTAGAACCATTCACCAAGGAACAGCTTATGGCCCTGCTCCGCGAAGCTGCCGATAATCATGGCGACGTGGCGGATCGGATCCGGAAGGTTGCGGATGAGGACCCAATCCACCGCAAGATCTTCGTCCACGGTCTCGGATGGGATACCAACGCCGAAACCCTAACTGGCGTATTTAGGGAATACGGTGAGATTGAGGATTGCAAGGCTGTTTGCGATAAGGTCTCTGGTAAGTCCAAGGGTTACGGTTTCATTCTCTTCAAGACTCGTTCTGGGGCCCGAAAAGCCCTACAGCAGCCCCAGAAGAGGATCGGTAATCGGATGACTGCATGCCAGCTGGCGGCAATTGGCCCTGGCCCGGCTCCTAATGCCGCTGCTGGACCTGTGGTGGCCCAGGCGGTTCAGTCCCAGCCAATGTCTGAGTACACTCAGAGGAAGATCTATGTGAGCAATGTTGGGGCGGACTTGGATATCCAGAAGCTGCTTATGTTCTTTTCTAGGTTTGGAGAAGTTGAGGACGGGCCACTAGGGCTCGATAAGCTAACGGGGAGGCCTAAGGGGTTTTGCTTGTTTGTGTACAAGTCGGCAGAGAGTGCGAAGAGGGCTCTGGAAGAGCCACACAAGAATTTTGAGGGCCATATTTTGCATTGCCAGAAGGCTATTGACGGTCCAAAGCCGGGCAAGTCTCAGCACCAGCACCAGAACCAGCACCACCACAAGTCACATAATTCCAAGTTTCAGAGGAATGAGAATCCAGGTTATGCAGGTGGAGCTGCATCAGGAATGGGGCATTTGATGGCGCCTGCGAGTGGAGGGATTGGATTTAATCAGGGGGCTCCTGCAGCCCAGGCGTTTAACCCGGCAATTGGGCAGGCACTGACTGCTTTGCTTGCAACACAGGGAGCTGGCTTGGGGTTGACAAACCTTTTGGGGACGTTTGGATCTGCTCCAAATGTGAACCCAGGTGTTCCTGGTGCAGGACATGTGATACAGGGTGGATATGGGAATCAGGCAAGTATTAGTCCTGGGATGATGGGAAGCTATGGAAATCAAGGTGCAATGCAAGGTGGCTACCCTAACCCGCAGTTAGGGCAAGGTGGTTCAGGAAGAGGGCAGCATGGCGTTGGGCAATCTGGTGGCGCTCCGTACATGGGGCATTAG